The Anolis sagrei isolate rAnoSag1 chromosome Y, rAnoSag1.mat, whole genome shotgun sequence genome contains a region encoding:
- the LOC132781813 gene encoding uncharacterized protein, translating into MVEDCTTKAFQLLPDVSGAVQELCKLKAVGPATTSDRKMVALSTLGLLLLLLLLLLLLLLLLLLLLVVGYGSSENSSTSRGCGLDILPQYVYLCDLDAIWGIVVEVVAGTGVLITLLLMLILLVRLPFIKEKEKKSPLGMHFLFLLGTLGLFGLAFAFIIEEDETLCSVRRFLWGGPLCPVLLMLGRSGLEAPETRPPWQKLVWMAAGWCGHLPCHDPSYYCNRMADTDHCEGREAGLPLRVDGFRHGIHLCDVSDGGGSGLFFFHSLQQVQEVEEEWCVPHSHQFFLSLALVCVAGNVSVSGIANVSGNVRTQEAGPVAGPNARYCADLQRLGLCGLSRHPRGPLLHPSIRARKHT; encoded by the coding sequence ACAGAAAAATGGTGGCTCTCTCAACCcttggtctcctcctcctcctcctcctcctcctcctcctcctcctcctcctcctcctcctcctcctcgtggtTGGCTATGGGTCCTCTGAGAACTCCAGCACCTCCAGAGGCTGCGGACTGGACATCCTTCCTCAGTACGTGTACCTCTGCGATCTGGATGCTATCTGGGGAATTGTTGTGGAAGTGGTGGCTGGCACCGGGGTCTTGATCACGCTGCTTCTCATGCTGATCTTGCTGGTGCGGCTGCCGTTcatcaaagagaaagagaagaagagcccACTGGGGAtgcatttcctcttccttcttgggACCTTGGGACTCTTTGGCTTGGCATTTGCCTTCATCATCGAGGAAGATGAGACTCTCTGCTCCGTGCGTAGGTTCCTGTGGGGGGGTCCTCTTTGCCCTGTGCTTCTCATGCTTGGTCGCTCAGGCCTGGAGGCTCCGGAGACTCGTCCGCCATGGCAAAAGCTCGTCTGGATGGCAGCTGGCTGGTGCGGCCATCTGCCTTGCCATGATCCAAGTTATTATTGCAACAGAATGGCTGATACTGACCATTGTGAGGGACGGGAAGCTGGCCTGCCATTACGAGTCGATGGATTTCGCCATGGCATCCATCTATGTGATGTTTCTGATGGTGGTGGCTCTGGGCTTTTCTTTTTTCACAGTTTGCAGCAAGTtcaagaagtggaagaagaatgGTGTGTGCCTCATTCTCACCAGTTTTTTCTCAGTCTTGCTTTGGTTTGCGTGGCTGGCAATGTATCTGTATCTGGCATTGCCAATGTATCTGGCAATGTAAGAACTCAGGAGGCGGGACCAGTGGCGGGACCCAACGCTCGCTATTGCGCTGATCTCCAGCGGTTGGGTCTTTGTGGTCTTTCACGCCATCCCAGAGGTCCACTGCTCCATCCTTCCATCCGAGCAAGAAAACACACCTAA